The nucleotide sequence GATTGATAGATCGCCCGCATCCCTTTGTCGCCAGGATGATTGGCTACGCCTGCGTCTTTAAAGAGGCCGGCAGCGGTATAGGTTTTGTCATAAAAAAAGCTTCCTATATCAACAAGATCGTATCTATTAGTCGCCGCCACAGCCTTGATATCCTCGACCAGCGATTCCCGACCTGGCCAAAAACTGGTGGTGCAAATCACTTTGGCGTTCGTATCGCTTCGCAAGGTTTTTATCAATCGATCATATTTTTCTTTGAATACCTTCCCGTCTGTAGTGTTGCCGTTTTCAGCAATGCGCATGATGATTAGGTCGGGCCTGAAACCTATGCTTTCACCCAACTGACTGAAATCGTAGGTTTTGTAGTTTTGCTCGAAGGGTACCCCGTACAGAGTTTTGATCTGGGAAGCATTGTATCTGCTTTTCAGATCCAACGAAAGAATATGCACATAATCACTGTCTGGCTTGGAGGCAGCCATACCCCAATCTCCGTACCAGCCAATCTCCGGAGCCGGCCCATGACCGGTAATGCTATTTCCCACGATCAGTACCCTCTTATAATACAGAGTAAAAGACGTCTTTACGGTCTGTGAAACAGTGTTAGAGCTATGGATTCTCGCGCTGACTGTGCCTGATTGACACAGCATAATGGAGTCACCTTTGATCCAGTGTTTTCCTCCATCCCACGAATACTCGAAGTAGGAATATGCCGGAAGAGAATCCACCTGCAGAAGCAGGTAGGTACCGTAAGGCAGATTGTCTCCTACAATGGGCGTATCGCTCCTTCGTACAGAGAAGGCTGGAGCTGGAAGCGATTTGTTCGTTTGGGGCAGAGGCGGCTCTGGGCTGGGATTTCCTGTGTTTTCTCCAGGATTTTCAATGGGTACTTCCTGGCCACATCCGCAACTGCTAAGTGTATCTGCATCAACAGAAGGCGGTATGTCTACTACTTTATTATCTGTACAGGACAAGGATAATAATACTATTGAAAGCGCAATTATCCCAGGTAGGCTCCTGAATATACGTCTTTTCATGCCACTATTCCTTTTAATCTTAAGCACGGTTTTTCTACAAAATTCCACGACAGCCAGGCGAACGGCAGAACGCATAGGAAGGACAAAAGAATAATCGGGCCAATGGGGGCGGTCGCTCCAAGTACGGAGACCACTATCCTTTGGATTGGAAAGGCATAAATATACAATCCATACGATAAATCACCAAAGCGTCCGAACCCGTTTAAGTGGCCTCTAATAAATGAGAGATATAACACTAGGTAGGGAATGGCTAGGTATCTGGCCCATACCACGCAGGAAAGGGGGATGGAGGGGGAAGATTCAGCTAACAGATAGGTGCCAATCCAGAAGGAGAAAAAAGAAAGTGCGAGATATCCTTTGTAAAGGATGTACTGCCGATAGTGGAAGGCGACGCAGCCCGCAACAAAATACATGCCAAAGTCCACAAGGTTGAAAAGCCTGAGGTGGAAAAGGGGAATCTGAAAGGACGATCCCGAAAGCGGCTCGACCCAAAATGGATAACTCAGCCAGGTAACTATGAAACATGTGAGGATTATCTGCTTTCTGAACTTGGCAGGAAACAGCAAATTGACTGCTAAGAGAGCAAAATAGCAGGTGAACTCATAGGCCAGTGTCCATAGTGAGCCGTTTACAGTATGGTTCTCTGAGGTGTTGAAAACTCCTGGAAGTGTGTCAGGATAGGGAGGATACAGCTTTGTAACAAGCAGGTATCTGTAAGTTTCGCTTAAGGTAAAATACTCGCCCAGCGGTAAGGATGTGACCATGGCTCCCAGGACAAACACAGTTACCAGAGCCGCCACAAAGAGTCCGGGAAATATCCGGACTGCCCTTTTCCAAAGAAAGTTCAAGGCGGAGGGGCTCCGGGATATGCTCTGGGAAATTAAGAAACCACTAATTACAAAAAAAATAGCTACTCCCATGTGAGCAGTCGGAAAGATTCCCCTAGTCCAAAGCTGAATATGGTCGAAGGTACCCCTACCTGATAAGGGATAAGCATGCCCATAGATCACCAAGCAAGCGCCCAAAAAGCGCATAAAATCAAAGTTATTGGCCTCCTGCTCTCTGCTTGTATTCCCAAGAGGTATAAAAAGTCTATTTTTAAGAGGAGTATTTTTTGGCATGGTAATTGTCAATTGGGTATAAAAAATGGTTACAGATTGTGGCATTTTTGTTATTCGATATATCCCCCTCTCCCCTCAGAAAGGGCTTTCTAAGGGAAAGTCCGCTTATTCAAACTTTTTACCCGGTGTTGTCAAAATATTAAAGTACTAGTTCACTTATCTAAAAAGTAACCTTCACTTCCTGTTAAAATGCAAAAAGAATTACTACGGAGTAAATGGAAGAATTGTGTATTCTCCTTGGGAATACTTTCAATTCTAACGATCTCAAATGTTTGTGGACAAGCCTTCCAGAGGGTGCTGTTCGTGGGAAATAGTATTTCATCGCATGGGCCAAATCCATCAGTAGGATGGGAAGGGAATTGGGGTATGGCGGCAAGTAGCGCCGAAAAAGACTATATGCACAGAGTAATGGCCGGAATACGAAGCAAAGTTCCTGACGCATCCTATCAATTGTTATGGGGTGTTCCATTTGAGCAAAACTGGAACACCTACGACTATAATCTGCTTGAAGGATATAAAAACTTCGGTGCCGATCTGATTATCATCCGAATCGGAGAGAACATAAAAGATGAAGACGTAGAGTCGAAAGGATTGCGTCAAAGTTATCAACGTCTGATAGACGGTATAGCAACCCCAAATTCAAAAATTGTACTCACCAATAGTTTTTGGAAAAACCATGAGAAGTTCAATGCCATGGTTCAGAGTATTGCGTTTGAACGTAATCTACCGCTTGTGAATTTGACAGATTTGTCTGATAATCCGTCAAATATGGCTTACGGTTTGTTTGAAGATCCCGGAGTCGCCGCCCATCCTGGTGATAAGGGTATGGAAGAAATCGCTAACAGAATCTTGGCAGACATAGGTGTTTCCACAAAGTCTTTCCAGCGGTACCTGAGTTTTGGGATTCCGAACGTTGAAAATGGGGATTATTATCTGCCTGTAATGGAGAAAGCGGCTGCGGCAGGAGTCAATTCCTTTTTGTTGAATGTCAATTGGGATCATGTGATTTCTGCAAGAGGAGCTGCGGCAGATTGGAGCCAATTGGATAAAGAAGCTGCTCTAGCCGAGAGATTGGGTTGTAAATTAATGCTTAGAGTATGGCTGGCGCGCCATGATGACAGTGATGGTGGCTGGTGGCCCGAAAACACAAAGCCTATATCAGGCGAAGGAATTCGCCATAGATTAGTTAATGGGTTTAGTTTTTCAGCAAATAGTGCTGTAGAAGAGGCCAATAATTTCCTTCGTGATGTTATGGAGCATTTTCGTCCTCGGCTACAGGCAGGTCAAATTGTTACCGTGACGGCAACCACTACAAATGCCTTTGAAATTGGGTACAGCGTAGATGCTAATAATCCAGCTACGGGGAAAAACGAGTTGCAATCATTTGACTTCTCTTTTTACTCTAAAATAGCTTTTCGCGAATGGGTCGAGATGAAATACATAACGTTGAGCAATCTAAACAAGGCTTGGAATTCAGATTATTCACATTTTGCAGATATTCAGCCTCCCTATACTAAAGGTGATACATGGAGTGCATATTACGGTAATATAGGAATAGACTGGTATCTTTTCCGACATTCAGCTTTGAAGAAGATAATCAAAAAATTCAGAAGTACCGTTAGAGAAGTTGATCCTACCTATAGATTTTATCTGGATATGGGTAGCTGCTACGATGCACTTAGTATTTTGAGAGGGACTTTAGGGTTTAAAGATCTTAGTGAAGACGTAGACGGGCTAAAAGTAAATGATGGGCCCAGCTATCCACACCGTTTTGCTATGGATTTGTTACGGACGAATCTACCAGGGAAAATTATTGGAAATGAATTTGAATTCATTTCACCGGAAACGGCTCCCGAATGGCCCCAACAAGTTAATCAATCTTTTGAACATGGAGCAAATTGGGTCAATATTTTCGGGTTCGATAACAGCTCTCGCTACCCGTATATCGAAAGCTTAATCCAGCAAACCGCTGCTAAGTGGTTAAGTACGCCAGTTCCTGACATCCAGCCTACTCAGATTGTAAGCTACACGCTTTCAGAAGCTATCCGAATGGGTACGGGTAGAGTGCAGGGTCAGTGGCGAAATGAATATACTAAAACCAACCAGCCTATTCAGGTAATTCTGGTTGAAGATTTACTCAGTGAAAGAACGGGTGAAAATAGACCACCTGTTGTAGACATACCGCTTTCAGATCAAGGGGCTAAGGTAGGAAAGGATTTCCAGTATTACATTCCAGAGGCGACCTTCTCGGACCCCGATGGATACATCACGGGTATAGTAGCGGATGGACTACCAGCTGGTATTGGTATATCGGGTTGGGCGATTACGGGAAAACCCTTACAGAGTGGCGTGTTTACGGTTACCATTACAGCGCGTGATAACCAGGGAGCCCAGGTTGCAGCACAATTTAAACTTACAGTATTAGAAGGAGAAGCTAACCAGCCACCTGTGGTGTCTCGCGGCATCCCCGACCAAGCGGGCACGGTGGGGGCGGCCTTCGCCTACGAGGTGGAGGGGGCGCCTTCACCGACCCCGACGGCACGATCGCAGCCATCAGCTTCGCGGGCCTGCCGGGCGGCATCACGGCCTCGGGCTGGCGCGTGTCGGGCGTGCCCACGTCGGCGGGCGTGTTCAGCGTGACGGTGACGGCCACCGACAACGCCGGGGCCAGCGTCTCGACGCAGTTCAAGCTGGCGGTGGCCACCGCCGGCCCCGGCGACAATAAGCCGCCGGTGGTGTCTCGGGGCATCCCCGACCAGACGGGGCGTGTGGGCGTGGCCTTCGCCTACGAGGTGGACGGGGGCACCTTCACCGACCCCGACGGCACGATCGCGGGCCTCGGCTTCGCGGGCCTGCCGGGCGGGGTGACCGCCTCGGGCTGGCGGCTGTCGGGGGTGCCCACATCGGCGGGGGTGTTCAGCGTGACGGTGACGGCCACCGACAACGCCGGGGCCAAGGTCTCCACGACACTGAAGCTGACGGTGCAGGCGGCCGAGTCGGGGGGCAACCAGTACCCCGAGGTGCGCCGCACGATCCCCGACCAGACGGCCACGGTGGGGGCGGCCTTCTCCTACGAGATTTCCAAGGAGACCTTCGTCGACCCCGACGGACCGATCATCGACATCGCCGTGGCGGGCCTGCCGGGGGGCGTCAGCCAGACGGACTGGCGCGTGTCGGGCGTGCCCACGGCAGCGGGCGTGTTCACCGTGACGGTGACGGCGCGCGACAACCGCGACCTGAAGGTCTCCACGCAGTTCAAGTTGACGGTCCAGTCGGCCGGGGGTGGCGACAACAGGCCGCCTGTGGTGTCTCGCGGCATCCCCGACCAAGCGGGCACGGTGGGGGCGGCCTTCGCCTACGAGGTGGAGGGGGGCGCCTTCACCGACCCCGACGGCACGATCGCAGCCATCAGCTTCGCGGGCCTGCCGGGCGGCATCACGGCCTCGGGCTGGCGCGTGTCGGGCGTGCCCACGTCGGCGGGCGTGTTCAGCGTGACGGTGACGGCCACCGACAACGCCGGGGCCAGCGTCTCGACGCAGTTCAAGCTGGCGGTGGCCACCGCCGGCCCCGGCGACAATAAGCCGCCGGTGGTGTCTCGGGGCATCCCCGACCAGACGGGGCGTGTGGGCGTGGCCTTCGCCTACGAGGTGGA is from Salmonirosea aquatica and encodes:
- a CDS encoding putative Ig domain-containing protein is translated as MQKELLRSKWKNCVFSLGILSILTISNVCGQAFQRVLFVGNSISSHGPNPSVGWEGNWGMAASSAEKDYMHRVMAGIRSKVPDASYQLLWGVPFEQNWNTYDYNLLEGYKNFGADLIIIRIGENIKDEDVESKGLRQSYQRLIDGIATPNSKIVLTNSFWKNHEKFNAMVQSIAFERNLPLVNLTDLSDNPSNMAYGLFEDPGVAAHPGDKGMEEIANRILADIGVSTKSFQRYLSFGIPNVENGDYYLPVMEKAAAAGVNSFLLNVNWDHVISARGAAADWSQLDKEAALAERLGCKLMLRVWLARHDDSDGGWWPENTKPISGEGIRHRLVNGFSFSANSAVEEANNFLRDVMEHFRPRLQAGQIVTVTATTTNAFEIGYSVDANNPATGKNELQSFDFSFYSKIAFREWVEMKYITLSNLNKAWNSDYSHFADIQPPYTKGDTWSAYYGNIGIDWYLFRHSALKKIIKKFRSTVREVDPTYRFYLDMGSCYDALSILRGTLGFKDLSEDVDGLKVNDGPSYPHRFAMDLLRTNLPGKIIGNEFEFISPETAPEWPQQVNQSFEHGANWVNIFGFDNSSRYPYIESLIQQTAAKWLSTPVPDIQPTQIVSYTLSEAIRMGTGRVQGQWRNEYTKTNQPIQVILVEDLLSERTGENRPPVVDIPLSDQGAKVGKDFQYYIPEATFSDPDGYITGIVADGLPAGIGISGWAITGKPLQSGVFTVTITARDNQGAQVAAQFKLTVLEGEANQPPVVSRGIPDQAGTVGAAFAYEVEGAPSPTPTARSQPSASRACRAASRPRAGACRACPRRRACSA
- a CDS encoding SGNH/GDSL hydrolase family protein — encoded protein: MSCTDNKVVDIPPSVDADTLSSCGCGQEVPIENPGENTGNPSPEPPLPQTNKSLPAPAFSVRRSDTPIVGDNLPYGTYLLLQVDSLPAYSYFEYSWDGGKHWIKGDSIMLCQSGTVSARIHSSNTVSQTVKTSFTLYYKRVLIVGNSITGHGPAPEIGWYGDWGMAASKPDSDYVHILSLDLKSRYNASQIKTLYGVPFEQNYKTYDFSQLGESIGFRPDLIIMRIAENGNTTDGKVFKEKYDRLIKTLRSDTNAKVICTTSFWPGRESLVEDIKAVAATNRYDLVDIGSFFYDKTYTAAGLFKDAGVANHPGDKGMRAIYQSIASKL
- a CDS encoding acyltransferase family protein — protein: MPKNTPLKNRLFIPLGNTSREQEANNFDFMRFLGACLVIYGHAYPLSGRGTFDHIQLWTRGIFPTAHMGVAIFFVISGFLISQSISRSPSALNFLWKRAVRIFPGLFVAALVTVFVLGAMVTSLPLGEYFTLSETYRYLLVTKLYPPYPDTLPGVFNTSENHTVNGSLWTLAYEFTCYFALLAVNLLFPAKFRKQIILTCFIVTWLSYPFWVEPLSGSSFQIPLFHLRLFNLVDFGMYFVAGCVAFHYRQYILYKGYLALSFFSFWIGTYLLAESSPSIPLSCVVWARYLAIPYLVLYLSFIRGHLNGFGRFGDLSYGLYIYAFPIQRIVVSVLGATAPIGPIILLSFLCVLPFAWLSWNFVEKPCLRLKGIVA